The proteins below come from a single Bernardetia sp. genomic window:
- a CDS encoding ferritin-like domain-containing protein, whose product MSQESNKKAVKALNELIEKNYDAEKGYKEAVTDVNNHELKDFFTKSVQQRYDFGHELKEEIKKLGGTPEKGTSITGDLHRVWMNLKSFVLGNDVEAVIEECKRGENTAIEEYEDILKMEEVPMDTKIVLRRHLQQIRSSVEHLDALKERFPVA is encoded by the coding sequence ATGAGTCAAGAATCAAATAAAAAAGCCGTAAAAGCATTGAACGAACTTATTGAAAAGAACTATGATGCTGAAAAAGGCTACAAAGAAGCAGTTACTGATGTAAACAACCACGAGTTGAAGGATTTCTTTACCAAATCTGTACAACAACGCTACGATTTTGGACACGAACTTAAAGAAGAAATCAAAAAACTAGGAGGAACACCAGAGAAAGGAACAAGCATTACAGGCGATTTACATCGTGTTTGGATGAACCTTAAATCTTTTGTTTTAGGAAACGATGTAGAAGCAGTCATTGAAGAATGTAAAAGAGGAGAAAATACTGCTATTGAAGAGTATGAAGATATTTTGAAAATGGAAGAAGTGCCTATGGATACAAAAATTGTCCTTAGAAGGCACTTGCAGCAAATTCGCTCTTCAGTAGAACACCTTGATGCATTGAAAGAACGCTTTCCAGTAGCATAG
- a CDS encoding serine hydrolase yields MNIIRNSILFLLFSFCFAFAKAQDLYFPPLIETEENNWETMSASELEWCDEKIDSLYSFLEEKNTKGFIVLKDGKIVLEKYFGTFTVDSAWYWASAGKSMIATLVGIAQRSSLLDINDKTSDYLGEGWTSLNKEQEEKITIRHQMTMTTGLKEADSTGIDNCLEPSCLTYSSEPDTRWYYYNSPYRLLQHVLDSAIGKPLNQYFNERVTRKTGITGAFVNYILFSKPRSMARFGLLMLNKGKWESNPVLNDAMYFEQMTNTSQELNSAYGYLWWLNGKDKFKLPASDDVFEGSLIPNAPSDMIAALGANDQKIYIVPSQKLVVVRVGNSAGADRLNALSSFDNELWGKISALKCSENPVLSNQEEGGETMKVFPNPSSENYFLKIPNGRYDIAIRNALGKVIYKAKVTHSFRIVAKDWKKGIYFVEITPIGTKTTTYLKIVKE; encoded by the coding sequence ATGAATATTATACGAAATTCTATACTCTTTTTACTCTTCTCTTTTTGCTTTGCTTTTGCTAAAGCACAAGATTTGTATTTTCCTCCTCTCATAGAAACAGAAGAAAACAACTGGGAAACGATGTCTGCTTCCGAATTGGAATGGTGTGATGAAAAGATTGATAGCCTATACAGTTTTTTGGAAGAAAAAAATACAAAAGGCTTTATTGTCTTAAAAGATGGAAAAATAGTCTTGGAAAAATATTTTGGAACATTTACTGTCGATAGTGCTTGGTACTGGGCTTCGGCTGGCAAGTCTATGATAGCTACGTTGGTAGGTATTGCGCAGCGTTCTAGTTTATTAGACATCAACGATAAAACATCTGATTATTTGGGAGAAGGATGGACAAGCCTAAATAAAGAACAGGAAGAAAAAATTACGATTCGTCATCAAATGACAATGACAACAGGACTGAAAGAGGCAGATAGTACAGGAATTGATAATTGTCTTGAACCTTCTTGCCTTACCTACAGCTCTGAACCAGATACTCGTTGGTATTATTATAATTCGCCATACAGATTATTACAGCACGTGTTGGATAGCGCAATAGGAAAACCACTCAATCAGTATTTTAATGAACGAGTTACTCGTAAAACAGGTATTACAGGAGCATTTGTGAATTATATATTGTTTTCTAAACCTCGTAGTATGGCTCGTTTTGGACTTCTTATGTTGAATAAGGGAAAATGGGAAAGTAATCCAGTTTTAAATGATGCAATGTATTTTGAGCAAATGACCAATACTTCACAAGAACTCAATTCTGCTTATGGTTATCTTTGGTGGCTCAATGGAAAAGATAAATTCAAACTTCCTGCTTCTGATGATGTTTTTGAAGGCTCACTCATTCCGAATGCACCTTCTGATATGATTGCAGCTTTGGGGGCAAATGACCAAAAGATTTATATTGTGCCGAGTCAAAAATTAGTAGTGGTAAGAGTAGGAAATAGTGCAGGAGCAGATAGGTTAAATGCTCTTTCCTCGTTTGATAATGAACTTTGGGGAAAGATTTCTGCTTTAAAATGCAGTGAAAATCCAGTGTTGTCAAATCAAGAAGAAGGAGGCGAAACTATGAAAGTATTTCCCAATCCTAGTTCAGAAAACTATTTTCTTAAAATTCCTAATGGAAGGTACGATATTGCTATTCGTAATGCACTAGGAAAGGTAATTTATAAAGCAAAGGTTACACATTCATTCAGAATTGTGGCAAAAGATTGGAAAAAAGGAATATATTTTGTCGAAATTACGCCTATTGGAACAAAAACAACAACTTATTTGAAAATTGTAAAAGAATAA
- a CDS encoding quinone-dependent dihydroorotate dehydrogenase translates to MYSLLRPLFFKLDAEKAHYTAISGLQTLLKIGGKGIVSNSVNSDKRLEREVFGIKFKNPVGLAAGFDKNAKWIEELDKLGFGFIEIGTLTPKPQDGNPKPRLFRLKEDNALINRMGFNNEGVEIAVERLKEIKAKKPHIIVGGNIGKNKVTPNEEATSDYIICFDALFDYVDYFVVNVSSPNTPNLRELQEKKPLTELLQTLQNRNQKKENPKPLLLKIAPDLTDSQLDDIIEIAKEVKLAGIIATNTTISRENLKTETQKIETISNGGLSGKPLTHRSTEVISYLHRKSDGAFPIIGVGGIHSPKDAIEKLEAGASLIQLYTGFVYEGWKLIGDINQEILKRN, encoded by the coding sequence ATGTATTCACTTCTACGCCCTCTTTTTTTTAAATTAGATGCTGAAAAAGCACATTATACAGCTATTTCTGGCTTACAAACTCTTCTCAAAATAGGAGGAAAAGGAATAGTAAGTAACTCCGTTAATTCTGATAAAAGGCTAGAAAGAGAAGTTTTCGGAATAAAATTTAAAAATCCAGTAGGTTTGGCAGCAGGTTTTGATAAAAACGCAAAATGGATTGAAGAACTTGATAAATTAGGATTTGGTTTTATTGAAATTGGAACGCTAACACCAAAACCACAAGACGGAAATCCAAAACCTCGTTTGTTTCGTCTCAAAGAAGATAATGCTCTGATAAATAGAATGGGATTCAATAATGAAGGAGTAGAAATTGCAGTAGAAAGACTCAAAGAAATCAAAGCTAAAAAACCTCATATTATTGTTGGTGGAAATATTGGAAAGAATAAAGTTACTCCTAATGAAGAAGCTACAAGTGATTATATTATTTGTTTTGATGCGCTCTTCGATTATGTAGATTATTTTGTAGTTAATGTAAGCTCACCCAACACGCCTAACCTTAGAGAGCTTCAAGAAAAGAAACCACTTACAGAGCTTCTTCAAACTCTTCAAAATCGTAATCAAAAGAAAGAAAATCCAAAACCTTTACTTTTGAAAATTGCGCCAGACCTAACTGACTCTCAACTAGATGACATTATAGAAATTGCTAAAGAGGTAAAACTAGCAGGAATTATCGCCACCAATACAACTATCAGCAGAGAAAATCTCAAGACAGAAACACAAAAAATAGAAACCATCAGTAACGGTGGACTTAGTGGCAAACCTCTAACCCACCGAAGCACAGAAGTAATCTCCTATCTTCATCGAAAGTCAGATGGAGCTTTTCCAATTATCGGAGTGGGTGGGATTCATAGTCCGAAAGATGCCATAGAAAAACTAGAAGCAGGAGCAAGTTTAATCCAGCTTTATACAGGTTTTGTATATGAAGGTTGGAAACTGATTGGAGATATTAATCAAGAAATTTTAAAAAGAAACTAA